A genomic region of Larus michahellis chromosome 25, bLarMic1.1, whole genome shotgun sequence contains the following coding sequences:
- the LOC141734804 gene encoding LOW QUALITY PROTEIN: transforming growth factor-beta receptor type 3-like protein (The sequence of the model RefSeq protein was modified relative to this genomic sequence to represent the inferred CDS: deleted 2 bases in 1 codon) → MAPRWSPPLLLLLLLLLLLHGGGPAGPPPGWPWGDTGGPGGGPSPQRPHCSGERPGRRCPPRPPRLRLDVSASPEFPPAPGPRAVPAGGRVFVQVSLSRAPPGLSFSLRRCFVSPRSSPPPPGPDPGPAPAPPPLVVLRGGCSAPGGAAGSGGARRRLLLSFLLPPRFPEPLQFLHCRLRLCRAGGGHTGVGLPPCRAEPCPRRGGGASGTGPAPRPPPRPRPRPLLRTVTVTRPIVVTLGPARPSPPGPAPPPPHPPTPPNNRLPPPPPPPPRCPPGAVPAAPPPAVPPGAVAAVSFGAFVVGAALAGGLWFVHGRTAAPRPPPAPPSASAAPQPGGGQLRTPDPKPPPARPPPAAP, encoded by the exons atGGCGCCGCGCTGgagcccccccctcctcctcctcctgctgctgctgctgctgctgcacgggGGGGGGCCCGCAG GGCCCCCCCCGGGCTGGCcgtggggtgacactgggggtccgggggggggccCGAGCCCCCAGAGGCCGCACTGCAGCGGGGAACGGCCCGGG cgccgctgccccccccgccccccccgcctccgcctgGACGTTTCCGCCTCCCCCGagtttccccccgccccggggccgcgcgCGGTGCCCGCGGGGGGGCGTGTCTTCGTGCAG gtCTCCCTCTCCCGCGCCCCCCCCGGGCTGAGTTTCTCCCTCCGCCGCTGTTTCGTGTCCCCCCgctcttccccgccccccccggggcccgATCCGggtccggccccggccccccccccgctggtggtgctgcgggggggctgctcggcgccggggggggcggcgggatcAGGGGGGGCGCGC CGGaggctgctcctctccttcctcctgcccccccgctTCCCCGAACCGCTGCAGTTCCTGCACTGCCGCCTCCGCCTCTGCCGCGCCGGGGGGGG acacacggGGGTGGGGCTGCCGCcg TGCCGGGCCGAGCCCTGTCCCCGCCGGGGGGGAGGAGCCTCCGggacaggccccgccccccggcccccgccccggccccgcccgcggccGCTCCTCCGCACCGTCACCGTCACCCGCCCCATCGTCGTCACCCTCGGgcccgcccgcccctccccgccaGGTccggcacccccacccccccacccccc CACCCCTCCCAATAACCgtctcccgcccccccccccccccccccccaggtgcccccccggtgccgttcccgccgcccccccc cccgcCGTGCCCCCCGGGGCCGTGGCCGCCGTCTCCTTCGGGGCCTTCGTGGTGGGGGCGGCGCTGGCGGGGGGGCTCTGGTTCGTCCACGGTCGCACAG ctgccccccggccccccccggcccctcccagCGCCagtgctgccccccagcctggggggggccAG ctcaggaCCCCCGACCCGAAGCCGCCTCCAGCCAggccccccccggcagcaccctga